A genome region from Lucilia cuprina isolate Lc7/37 chromosome 3, ASM2204524v1, whole genome shotgun sequence includes the following:
- the LOC111681641 gene encoding E3 ubiquitin-protein ligase RNF185, whose translation MSTDTPLATAPELPTTTTHNTAEGEAWNAAFNDNNETNSTNSTADTADINSSTQTPTINEKMLTSPTTTTTTSSTAYSFSGSALGSEAININKDTTTDANNSSSKTAGGDKEDDKNEESMFECNICLDTAKDAVVSMCGHLFCWPCLHQWLETRPSRKLCPVCKAAIGKDKVIPLYGRNSTKQEDPRNKVPPRPAGQRTEPEPQQGFQGFSFGDGFHMSFGIGAFPFGYFASSLNFGEPRPAPANRGTTQYEDEQQLSKLFLYLAFLCIAWLLFA comes from the exons ATGTCAACCGATACACCATTAGCAACGGCACCAGAACTGCCAACGACTACAACTCATAATACTGCAGAGGGTGAAGCATGGAATGCCGCATTCAATGACAACAATGAAACAAATAGTACAAATAGTACAGCAGATACAGCAGATATAAACTCTTCTACACAGACTCCAACAATTAATGAGAAAATGTTAACGTCGCCAACAACCACCACCACAACTTCATCAACGGCATATTCATTTTCAGGTTCAGCTCTGGGTAGTGAAgctattaatataaacaaagatACAACTACAGACGCAAATAATTCAAGTAGTAAAACTGCTGGCGGTGATAAGGAGGATGATAAAAATGAAGAATCTATGTTTGAGTGTAATATTTGCTTGGACACAGCTAAAGATGCTGTGGTTAGTATGTGTGGTCATCTATTCTGTTGGCCATGTCTGCATCAGTGGCTAGAGACTAGACCTAGTCGTAAATTGTGTCCGGTATGCAAGGCTGCCATAGGCAAGGATAAAGTTATACCCTTATATGGACGTAATAGTACTAAGCAGGAAGATCCTAG AAATAAAGTACCACCACGTCCAGCTGGCCAACGTACTGAACCAGAGCCACAGCAGGGTTTTCAAGGCTTTAGTTTTGGCGATGGTTTTCATATGTCTTTTGGTATTGGAGCTTTTCCATTTGGTTATTTTGCATCATCTTTAAATTTCGGTGAACCACGTCCAGCAC ctGCTAACCGTGGCACTACCCAATACGAGGATGAACAGCAACtttccaaattatttttatatttggccTTTTTGTGCATTGCCTGGTTATTGTTTGCATAG
- the LOC111681647 gene encoding vesicle transport protein GOT1B: MIEVTDLQKIGIGLSGMGIGFLFLGVLFLFDKGLLAIGNILFLSGLGCVIGLERTFRFFFQRHKIKGSIAFFGGIFVVLCGFPIIGMVIESYGFFALFSGFFPVAISFLSRVPILGSIFNTPFMQKLVEKLGGDANRTRDSTMT, from the exons ATGATTGAAGTAACAGATTTACAAA aaattggtatTGGTTTATCGGGCATGGGTATAGGTTTTCTATTCCTGGGTGTACTATTTCTATTCGACAAAGGTTTACTGGCCATAGGAAAT atTCTTTTCTTATCTGGCTTGGGTTGTGTTATCGGTTTGGAACGCACATTTCGTTTCTTTTTCCAACGTCATAAAATCAAAGGTTCTATAGCATTTTTCGGTGGCATTTTTGTGGTTCTATGCGGTTTTCCCATCATAGGCATGGTTATAGAATCATATGGTTTCTTTGCCTTGTTTAGTGGTTTCTTCCCAGTGGCCATAAGTTTCCTAAGTCGTGTACCCATTTTGGGTTCAATCTTCAATACACCATTTATGCAAAAG CTTGTTGAAAAACTTGGTGGTGATGCTAATCGAACGAGG GATTCCACTATGACATGA
- the LOC111681649 gene encoding N-acetylglucosaminyl-phosphatidylinositol biosynthetic protein gpi1 has translation MTIKLFLPENLFYIKKSCDIYGEIKIGEKNCISYYIICAVDIKKPSKNHEDIEAYERAQKFSNKLRHLGHIVNATESSQLHYKDVALVFVYDTETPNIYLNQLSIRTAQKDKINVFLYSEKSILKLQDLNESVNNERPNLVYDKDYNAKVSAQTDVCPDDDMHMLYQLLQTKDKFKLECDVDEVDETFKRVASYVLNLPFDILMWIFGLFMTKTPFKLVFQYSVMYDYYKEWLKFKKSGKRKYNIVLDILLGLCVNILLILYIENPGDYIITASNSVVTNFRLLLQSLQGSPVGLKLNVQLNKFLLDCFGYHVELWATFLVIIEPCIRQLLIPIILLGFIGFSYQLALLTDLISIMGLHAHCFSIYAAVLYKVEIKGLQVLWKVVLGKRKNVLKNRVESHNYKNRQLYLATVFFTSLLFLFPTVLTYYVVFTSLRLCIILVNYLLKNIRRNILEFPMEMLLRWCMGNFYDTDSLQLEFVHHTPSPLLQSGAQIQMCVFKLCVHSSSLGRVFSCHSGILQELVAKEENSIKSVCQRILQGTF, from the exons ATgaccattaaattatttttacccgaaaatttattttatattaaaaaaagttgtgaTATTTATGGTGAAATAAAAATTGGTGAAAAGAATTGCATCtcttattatattatttgtgCAGTGGACATTAAAAAACCCTCGAAAAATCATGAGGACATTGAAGCTTATGAAAGAGCACAAAAGTTTTCCAATAAATTGCGGCATTTGGGTCATATTGTCAATGCCACCGAATCCTCTCAATTGCATTACAAAGATGTggctttagtttttgtttatgatACTGAAACAccaaatatttatctaaatCAATTAAGTATTAGAACGGCACAAAAAGATAAAATCAATGTCTTCCTTTATAGTGAAAAATCCATATTAAAGTTACAGGACTTAAATGAAAGTGTTAATAATGAGAGACCGAATTTGGTTTACGATAAGGATTATAATGCCAAAGTTAGTGCCCAAACAGATGTTTGTCCCGACGATGATATGCACATGTTGTATCAATTGTTGCAAacaaaagataaatttaaactaGAGTGTGATGTGGATGAAGTCGATGAAACTTTTAAACGTGTAGCCAgctatgttttaaatttacccTTTGATATTTTGATGTGGATATTTGGCTTGTTTATGACTAAGACACCATTCAAATTAGTGTTCCAGTACTCGGTTATGTATGATTATTATAAGGAAtggttgaaatttaaaaaatctgg taAACGAAAATATAACATTGTCCTCGATATTCTACTGGGCCTATGCGTTAATATATTATTgatattatatatagaaaatcctGGTGACTATATAATAACAGCTTCTAAT TCAGTAGTAACCAACTTTCGTTTACTTTTACAATCGTTACAAGGTTCTCCggtaggtttaaaattaaatgtacaattaaataagtttttattggaTTGTTTTGGTTACCATGTCGAATTATGGGCAACATTTTTgg TTATAATAGAACCTTGCATTAGGCAACTTCTCATACCTATAATACTGTTGGGTTTTATAGGCTTTTCATATCAGTTGGCGCTCTTAACAGATTTAATATCAATAATGGGTTTACATGCTCATTGTTTTAGTATCTATGCTGCTGT tttATATAAGGTAGAGATTAAAGGCTTGCAGGTGTTATGGAAAGTAGTTTTGGGCAAgcgtaaaaatgttttaaaaa ATCGTGTAGAGTCtcacaattataaaaatagacAATTGTATTTGGCTACGGTATTTTTTACCTCCTTGCTCTTTCTTTTTCCTACAGTATTAACCTATTATGTGGTATTTACTTCG ttacgTTTGTgcattattttagttaattatttactaaaaaatatacgtcgtaatattttggaatttccTATGGAAATGTTATTACGCTGGTGTATGGGTAATTTCTACGATACAG attctTTACAATTAGAGTTTGTACATCATACACCATCGCCTTTACTACAGTCGGGTGCGCAAATACAAATGTGTGTTTTCAAATTATGTGTTCATTCATCATCGTTAGGTCGGGTCTTTTCATGTCATAGTGGAATCCTGCAAGAGTTAGTAGCCAAAGAAGAAAACTCAATTAAAAGTGTATGCCAAAGAATATTACAaggaacattttaa
- the LOC111681648 gene encoding cytochrome b-c1 complex subunit 7, with product MSGYIARKGPMVFSSLGKWAYNLSGFNQYGLHRDDCLYENEDVKEAIRRLPRNLYDERNYRIMRALHLSMTKTVLPKEQWTKYEEDVKYLEPYLKEVIKEREERQEWNNNH from the exons atgtccgGATACATTGCCAGAAAAGGTCCCATGGTTTTCT CCAGCTTGGGAAAATGGGCTTATAACTTGTCGGGATTCAATCAATACG GTTTGCACCGTGATGATTGCTTGTACGAAAACGAAGATGTTAAGGAAGCAATCCGTCGTCTTCCCCGTAACTTGTATGATGAACGTAACTACCGTATTATGCGTGCTTTGCACTTGTCTATGACCAAAACTGTTTTGCCCAAAGAGCAATGGACCAAATACGAAGAAGATGTTAAATATTTGGAACCCTACTTGAAGGAAGTCATCAAAGAACGTGAAGAACGTCAAGAATGGAACAACAATCACTAA